A single window of Candidatus Atribacteria bacterium ADurb.Bin276 DNA harbors:
- a CDS encoding D-tagatose 3-epimerase, with the protein MHYGVFGLLFFPKFTQERISVLEKVKKLGYEGIEISLSEDYLSSNLSNEIVKEAQKLDVKCLCSTSLDEKTDITSNDKAIRENGITFLKKCVEEAAKLGSDVIGGVIYAPWGLSNKKGRTREEWEICKESLFKVAEFAKDYKVFLALEPVNRFESHFLNTAEEAKTLINEINHPQLKIHLDTFQMNVEENHLYDAIKTAGDLLFHFHCCASNRGIPGNGHIEWDEVFQGLKEIGYKRWLVVESFTPDIMKEEFGRQVAIWREIAEPEDIAKKGLDFLKSVEKKIFV; encoded by the coding sequence ATGCACTATGGTGTTTTTGGTTTGTTGTTTTTTCCAAAATTTACACAAGAAAGAATATCGGTATTAGAAAAAGTTAAAAAACTTGGCTACGAAGGAATTGAAATTTCTTTAAGCGAAGATTATTTATCTTCTAATTTATCCAATGAAATTGTCAAAGAAGCACAAAAATTGGATGTTAAATGTTTGTGTTCTACATCACTGGATGAAAAAACCGATATTACATCAAACGATAAAGCCATTAGGGAAAACGGAATTACTTTTCTAAAAAAGTGCGTTGAAGAAGCTGCAAAACTTGGTAGTGATGTTATCGGAGGGGTTATATATGCACCTTGGGGATTAAGCAATAAAAAAGGGAGAACTCGAGAAGAATGGGAAATTTGCAAGGAAAGTTTATTCAAAGTTGCAGAATTTGCTAAAGATTATAAAGTATTTCTTGCTCTTGAACCGGTCAACCGTTTTGAATCCCATTTTCTAAACACTGCTGAAGAAGCGAAAACTCTTATAAATGAAATTAACCATCCTCAATTGAAAATTCATTTAGATACTTTCCAAATGAATGTTGAAGAAAATCATTTATATGATGCCATCAAAACAGCTGGCGATTTACTTTTCCACTTTCATTGTTGTGCAAGTAATAGAGGAATTCCTGGTAATGGTCACATCGAATGGGACGAGGTATTTCAAGGTTTGAAAGAAATTGGTTATAAAAGGTGGTTAGTTGTTGAATCGTTTACGCCCGATATTATGAAGGAAGAGTTTGGTCGTCAGGTTGCGATCTGGAGAGAAATTGCTGAACCTGAGGATATTGCCAAAAAGGGTTTGGATTTTTTGAAAAGCGTAGAGAAG